A stretch of DNA from Amylolactobacillus amylophilus DSM 20533 = JCM 1125:
GCACTTTGTAAATTGTTAATCTTTGACCTAATTCGTGACGCATCATACCCTTAGCTTTCTCTAGTCCAGCCTCGACTTCCGCAATACTTGCCGGATCGTCGTTTAGCGTACTGTAGAAGATGGTGGCATACGACAGGTCCTTCGTTACCTCAACAGCGGTAATTGTGACGTCAGCCACCCGCGGGTCACGAATTTTTTTACGTAAAATATCCGTAATTTCGCGCAATGTTTCTTGTTCAACTCTACCTACACGATGTTTCATGGCATTCACCTCTTAGTCTACGGGAACTTCTTCCATTACATAAGCTTCGATTTCGTCGTCAACCTTGATATCGTTGTAGTTTTCAATCATGAGTCCACAATCAAAGCCAGAGCGAACTTCCTTCACGTCGTCCTTGAATCTCTTCAATGAACTGAGCTTGCCCTCATAGATGACGATGCCGTCACGAATCAGACGGACACCACTATCTCTTTGAATATAACCGTTTGTGACAAGTGCTCCAGCAATAGTACCCAGTTTCGTCACGTGGAATGTCTCACGGACAATCAAGTTACCAGTAACTTTCTCTTCAAAAGTTGGCTCGAGCATGCCCTTCATGGCTGCTTCGATTTCATCGATTGCCTTATAGATCACGTTATGCAGTCTGATATCAACCTTTTCCTCATCCGCTTGTTGCTTTGCCTGTGGAGTTGGTCGCACGTTGAAACCAATAATAACGGCATTACTTGCGCTTGCCAGGGTAACATCACTCTCGTTGATTGCACCAACTGCAGAGTGGATGATGTTCACTTTGACACCCTCGACGTCAATCTTCTGCAGTGAACCTGAGATTGCCTCGGCACTACCTTGCACGTCAGCCTTAATAATCACATCAACTTGTTTAAGGTCTCCTTGCTTCATTGTATCAAACAAGTTGTCGAGTGTAACGTGATGTACATTATTCCGTTCTTTAATGAGCGCCTTCTTGGCCCGTTCTTCACCAGCTGCCCGAGCAGTCTTCTCATCATCGAAGACCACGAACTTATCGGCAGCTTCCGGTACATTGTTCAGACCAGTAATCTCCACGGGCTCTGATGGCAGCGCCGTTTTGACACGTCGACCACGATCATTCGTCATGACCCGGACACGACCGAATGTGTTACCAACGACGATGGGGTCACCGATATGGAGCGTTCCTTGTTGCACAAGCAGCGAGGTCACAGGACCTTTACCCTTATCTAGTCGGGCTTCGATAACTGTACCAATGGCCTTTTGGTTAGGATTAGCCTTTAGCTCCATCACATCGGCCTGTAACAGGATCATTTGGAGGAGCTCATCAATGTTTAGACCCTGCTTAGCAGAAATCTTCACGAAGATGGTCTCGCCACCCCACTCTTCAGGAACCAAACCGTATTCCATCAATTGTTCCATGACGTGATTTGGATTGGCATCAGGCTTGTCAATCTTGTTCACAGCAACGATGATTGGTGCACCTGCAGCCTTCGCGTGGTTAATGGCTTCGATAGTTTGTGGCATCACACCATCGTCAGCAGCAACCACCAAGACGATAATGTCGGTAATGTCGGCACCACGAGCTCGCATATTGGTAAATGCGGCGTGTCCTGGCGTATCCAGGAAAGTAATCAATCTGTTATCAAGCTTAACTTGGTAAGCACCAATGTGTTGCGTAATTCCACCGGCTTCACCAGAAGTTACGTGAGAGTTTCTTAATTGGTCAAGTAACGTGGTTTTACCGTGGTCAACGTGCCCCATGATGGTCACGACTGGTGGTCTGTTTTCTTGGTGTTCAGTATTTGCTAATTCTTCTTCGAAAAGTGTGTCGATATCAGAGATATCTTCGGTCACTTTCTCTTCAGATTTGATGCCATAATCTTCAGCAAGTAATTCGATGGTATCTTTGTCCAATGATTGGTTTTGGTTAATCATAACGCCGAGCATGAATAATTTCTTCACGATCTCAGCAGGCTCACGGTGAATCAACTTAGCAATATCTTGGGCGTTCATACCCTCCTCGAAAACTAAGACTTCTGGTAGTGGCCGATCTTTACGTTGTGGTAGATCCTTCTTCACAACAGGAACTTCTTGTCTGCGTTTGTTCTTCTTTCTGGACCAGTCATTACGACGAAAAGCAGGCTTATTCTGATTTCTGAAGGTTTTCTTGCGTCCCTCTCCCTCAGACTTCTTCACCTCGACAGGTGGAATTGGAGTGATAGGAGTTGGATTTGGCTTTACTGGGCGAGCAGGGCGATTATTATTTGACCTGGCCTGATTTGTATTCGGACGAGCAGTTGGTTTCTTCTCTGCAGGCTTTCTTGTTTGCTGCTGACTCTGATTACGACGCAGCTCTTCTTCACGCCGTAACGCACTTTGCTGCTCATCTCTTTGATGCTGCTTGTATTGCTCTAGGTGCTTTGTGGCATTATTAGAGCGTACTGGTGCAGCCTGTTGGTTGTTGTTTCTCTGGTTCGTTTGGTTACCACGACCTTGGCCTTGACGATTCTGATTATTTCGTCCCTGACCTTGGTTGTTGCCGCGATTTCGACCTTGGTTATTATTTGACCGGTTATGATTAGCACCACCTTGCGCAGGCTTATTATCGCGGCGTCTCATTGAACTAACGCTGATCTTCACCTTGCCGTCGTCTGCTTTCTTAGGAGTTGAAGCAGGCTTTGCTGTTGATGCTGGCTTCGTTGCTGGCTTTTCAACCGGCTTAGGTGCAGTCTTTTTAGCAGCTGGTTTCTTCCCCAACTTACTCATAATTGTCTTCTCTTGGTCTGTATCTAATGATGACATGTGGCTCTTGACGTCAAATCCCAATGCCTTTGCCTGGTCGACCACGACTTTGTTCTCGACGCCCAATTCTTTAGCTAACTCATATATTCTTACTTTCGTCATCTAATCACACTCCTTGTTTAATTTATCCAGCATTGCACGTGAAAAGCCACGGTCTTGTACAGCAACGACCTTTCGTTTCTTGCCCAGGGCATCGGAGATTTCCTGACTACTGAACGTGCTTACTAGCTGAATTTGGAATTTATCGCTCAAAAACGCGAATTCCTTAATTGTGTTTTCACTTGAATCACTTGCGAGCAAAACGAGGTTGACCGTTTTCCCCTGAATAGCATGCGCCACCATTTCCGTGCCGCTAATTACTTTGCCAGCCTTTTGGGCCAAGCCAAGCAAATTTAGTACCTTTTGTTTGTTGTCTATCAATTAATTTTCACCGAATAATTCTAGTCGGGCCTTCTTGTGGTCGACGTAGTCGAAAAGCTCTTGGTAAAAGTCTGGACTAACTTTAGTCTTCAAGGCCTTCTCAATAATCTGCTTCTTCTGTGCTTCTTGAATGACTTCCGGTTTGAGTGAGACATATGCACCACGGCCGGGTTTCTTTCCGGTCGGATCAACGCTCAATTCCCCCTCCTTATTCAGGACAATGCGCACCATTTCCTTCTTTGGGAGCATTTCATCAGTCAACAAGTCTTTTCTTAAAGGAATCTTTCTTTGTTTCATTGAAATCACCTACTCTTCCGTAGTTTCTTCCTCATCGGTGCTGGGCTCTTCTGTCAAATCATCTTCAATAACTTCTGAATCCTCAGTAACTGTTGATTCAGGCTCAGCATCATCGTAATCAGCATCGACATCCTCATCAACGAATTCAACTTCTGATTCGGGCTTGATATCAATCTTATAACCAGTGAGGCGGGCGGCAAGTCGGACGTTCTGGCCCTTTTTACCAATAGCTAATGAAAGTTGATAGTCAGGGACAATCACCAGGCAACTCTTGTTCTCCTCATCGAATTGGACGGCAATTACTTCAGCCGGATTCAACGCATTAGCAATGTAATCGGAGGCATCATCCTCGTACTTCACGATGTCAATATTCTCACCGTGTAGCTCTGTCACGATAGTCTGTACCCGTGCACCTTTTGGACCCACACAGGTGCCGACGGGATCGACATCTGGATTGTCAGACCGCACAGCAACCTTGGTCCGGTCTCCGGCTTCTCGCGCGATTGAAACAATCTCAACAGTACCATCATATATTTCGGGAACTTCTTGTTCAAATAAACGCTTTACAAGTTCTGGACTAGTACGTGAGACAGAAATTTTCAAGCCGTGTGAATCACTACCAACTTGCGTGACCAACACCTTAATCCGACTCTGTGGGTTATAGACTTCATTAGGCATCTGATCGTTCTTTCCCATAACAGCTTCGACTTTACCGATATTTACATAAACATAACGGTTGTCCTTGCGGGCAATAGTACCAGACATTAACTCATCTTGATATTGAGCGTATTCATCAAGAATATTTGCTCGTTCAGCTTCACGCATTCTCTGCATAATAACCTGTTTAGCAGTTTGGGCAGCTATCCGGCCGAAGTTAGTTGGTGTAACCTCGAAACGAATTTCATCCCCGACCTCATAGGCGCGGTTGATTGCTAGTGCATCTTTTAGGCTCACTTCTAGGCGGTCATCTTGGACCTCCTCGACAACGGTCTTAACAGCCAGCACCTTGATATTACCCTTTTGCTCGTCGAATTTCACCT
This window harbors:
- the rbfA gene encoding 30S ribosome-binding factor RbfA: MKHRVGRVEQETLREITDILRKKIRDPRVADVTITAVEVTKDLSYATIFYSTLNDDPASIAEVEAGLEKAKGMMRHELGQRLTIYKVPELIFKRDQSVEYGSRIDELIRGLNNKD
- the nusA gene encoding transcription termination factor NusA; the protein is MSKEMLEAFDSLEREKGIKKEVIIAALEAALISAYKKNYGQAQNVEVKFDEQKGNIKVLAVKTVVEEVQDDRLEVSLKDALAINRAYEVGDEIRFEVTPTNFGRIAAQTAKQVIMQRMREAERANILDEYAQYQDELMSGTIARKDNRYVYVNIGKVEAVMGKNDQMPNEVYNPQSRIKVLVTQVGSDSHGLKISVSRTSPELVKRLFEQEVPEIYDGTVEIVSIAREAGDRTKVAVRSDNPDVDPVGTCVGPKGARVQTIVTELHGENIDIVKYEDDASDYIANALNPAEVIAVQFDEENKSCLVIVPDYQLSLAIGKKGQNVRLAARLTGYKIDIKPESEVEFVDEDVDADYDDAEPESTVTEDSEVIEDDLTEEPSTDEEETTEE
- the infB gene encoding translation initiation factor IF-2, which codes for MTKVRIYELAKELGVENKVVVDQAKALGFDVKSHMSSLDTDQEKTIMSKLGKKPAAKKTAPKPVEKPATKPASTAKPASTPKKADDGKVKISVSSMRRRDNKPAQGGANHNRSNNNQGRNRGNNQGQGRNNQNRQGQGRGNQTNQRNNNQQAAPVRSNNATKHLEQYKQHQRDEQQSALRREEELRRNQSQQQTRKPAEKKPTARPNTNQARSNNNRPARPVKPNPTPITPIPPVEVKKSEGEGRKKTFRNQNKPAFRRNDWSRKKNKRRQEVPVVKKDLPQRKDRPLPEVLVFEEGMNAQDIAKLIHREPAEIVKKLFMLGVMINQNQSLDKDTIELLAEDYGIKSEEKVTEDISDIDTLFEEELANTEHQENRPPVVTIMGHVDHGKTTLLDQLRNSHVTSGEAGGITQHIGAYQVKLDNRLITFLDTPGHAAFTNMRARGADITDIIVLVVAADDGVMPQTIEAINHAKAAGAPIIVAVNKIDKPDANPNHVMEQLMEYGLVPEEWGGETIFVKISAKQGLNIDELLQMILLQADVMELKANPNQKAIGTVIEARLDKGKGPVTSLLVQQGTLHIGDPIVVGNTFGRVRVMTNDRGRRVKTALPSEPVEITGLNNVPEAADKFVVFDDEKTARAAGEERAKKALIKERNNVHHVTLDNLFDTMKQGDLKQVDVIIKADVQGSAEAISGSLQKIDVEGVKVNIIHSAVGAINESDVTLASASNAVIIGFNVRPTPQAKQQADEEKVDIRLHNVIYKAIDEIEAAMKGMLEPTFEEKVTGNLIVRETFHVTKLGTIAGALVTNGYIQRDSGVRLIRDGIVIYEGKLSSLKRFKDDVKEVRSGFDCGLMIENYNDIKVDDEIEAYVMEEVPVD
- a CDS encoding ribosomal L7Ae/L30e/S12e/Gadd45 family protein, yielding MDNKQKVLNLLGLAQKAGKVISGTEMVAHAIQGKTVNLVLLASDSSENTIKEFAFLSDKFQIQLVSTFSSQEISDALGKKRKVVAVQDRGFSRAMLDKLNKECD
- the rnpM gene encoding RNase P modulator RnpM; protein product: MKQRKIPLRKDLLTDEMLPKKEMVRIVLNKEGELSVDPTGKKPGRGAYVSLKPEVIQEAQKKQIIEKALKTKVSPDFYQELFDYVDHKKARLELFGEN